In Spirochaeta isovalerica, the genomic window ATGGTACTGCAATTATGTGGGAGAGTAGGTCGTCGCCAGGCTTTTTTATTTATAATACTTTAAGGTTTGTAGTTTGTGCTTTATTCAAGTTGCGACGACCCTTGGGCATAGCGCGTACCATGAGACGCGAAACTTGCAGCGTCGAACAAGCTGCTTTGCAGCGCTAAAACGAGGAACGCGCATAGGTAGTGAGCTTGAGCGAACGGAACGGCGCCAGGCTTTTTTTTGTCCAAATCTTTCTTTTGAAGTAGTTTAGGCTAACTAAGTGACAGCATCCGATCCGATTCTCCTTTTTTGATTCCCTGTAAAACGATTTAATAATATAATAAACAACTATGAATAACATAATTAGTAAAACTGAATCCGCATATGAGTATCCTCTGCTCATTAAACAACTATTTTTAGCTCCGGTGGAAGACCGTCCGGAAGAACAGATTATCTATCGCGATGAAACAGCCATTTCCTACCGTCTATGGAGAGAGAGAGTCCACAAGCTGGCGAATGCTCTCGAATCTGTGGGCGTAACTCATGGCAGTACAGTTGCCATGCTCGACTGGGACTCGCATCGATATCTGGAATGTTATTACGCCGTTCCCATGATGGGAGCCGTGCTTCATATGATTAATATGAGACTTTCTCCGGAACAGCTCGCCTATACTATCGAGCATGCCGAGGATGATGTTATAATCTGTCACGCCGATTTTCTTCCTCTTCTTGAAGCAATAAAAGGCCGCATAGCCGAAGGCAGGAAATTCATTATCATTGATGAGAACGGAGTCGTTACAGATTCCGCGCTTAAAATAGAAGGCGAGTACGAAGTCATGCTTGCCGAGGCGTCGAGCCATTATGATTTTCCCGATTTCGATGAGAATACCAGGGCGACTACATTCTATACGACGGGGACTACAGGCCTGCCGAAAGGTGTGTATTTCTCTCACAGGCAGATGGTGCTCCATACTCTGGTCAACACTGTTTCTCTTTCGTCTCCTTCCGTTCAGGGAAGGATGCATCGTGAGTCTGTTTACATGCCCATGACGCCCATGTTCCACGTTCATGCATGGGGGATTCCCTACATTGCAACCTACCTCGGGATAAAACAGGTCTATCCGGGAAAGTATGAACCGGCGATGCTTCTTAAGCTTCTAGTAACCCATAAGGTTACATTCAGCCACTGCGTTCCCACGATTCTTCACCTTATTCTGAAATCGCCAGCGGCCGCACAGTTCGATCTGTCCAACTGGTCGGTTATTATCGGAGGCGCGGCCTTGCCGAAAGCTATGACTCTCATGGCGCTCGAGAGAGGAATCGATGTTTTCGGCGGTTACGGTATGTCGGAAACGGCTCCGGTTCTTTCCATCTCCCATTTAAGTTCCGCTGAAACGGAATTACCCCCGGAAGAGCAGGCTGCTCTGAGAAGCCGGACCGGTAAGCCCGTAGGTCTGACACAATTGAGAATTGTCGATGAAGAGGGAAAGGATGTTCCCAGAGATGATAAGACACCCGGAGAAATCATTGTGCGCAGCCCTTATCTCACTCAGGGGTATCTTAAAGATAATGTCCATTCTGAAAAACTCTGGGAAGGCGGATGGCTTCATACAAATGATGTGGCCTGCATCAACGAACAGGGAAGCGTCAGAATCGTTGACAGAACAAAAGATGTTATCAAAGTCGGCGGCGAGTGGCTTGGATCTCTGGAGATTGAAGATGTCATAGCACGGCATGAAGGTGTTTCTGAAGTAGCTGTTATCGCTTTTCCCGATGATCAGTGGGGAGAAGTTCCCATGGCAATTGTCGTTACGGCTGAAGGAGCGGAGGTTTCGGAGAGCGAAGTCAAACAGACCGTTAAGGCCAGTGTTGATTCCGGCGTTCTTCCCCGTGAAGCTATCACTCTGAAAGTCAGGTTCGCCGATGCTATTTCCAAGACAAGCGTCGGAAAGACAAATAAGGTCGCGCTTCGCGAACAGTTTCTCTCATAAAGAATAGATCAACCAATAAAAAAACCCACCATGTGAAAACGGCGGGTTTTTCTATCCATAGACGAAATTAGTTTCTGCCGATGCAGTTCAGGTCGTCGAAAGCTTTTTCAAGTCTTGCGATCATGGATTCCTGAGCTTTGCGGAGCCATACTCTGGGGTCGTAGAATTTTTTGTTGGGTTTGTCGTCACCTTCGGGGTTGCCGAGCTGTCCCTGAAGATAAGCTTCGTTAGCTTTGTAGAAGTTCAAAACGCCTTCCCATGTGGCCCACTGAGTATCTGTATCGATGTTCATTTTTACAACACCGTAGCTGATAGCTTCTCTGATCTCTTCCTGAGTTGAACCGGATCCTCCGTGGAAAACGAAAGTTACGGGATGTTTTGCAGAAAGGTTATGTTTATCGATGATGTATTTCTGAGCTTTATCCAGAATGGAGGGAGTCAGTTTTACGTTACCGGGTTTGTAAACACCGTGAACATTTCCGAATGCAGCGGCAATTGTGAAGTTGGGGCTGATTTTGGAAAGTTCAGTATAAGCGTAATCGATCTCTTCGGGTTTGGAGTAAAGATCTTCGTGCGCGACATCAGTGTTGTCTACACCGTCTTCTTCACCACCGGTGATTCCGAGTTCGATTTCGAGAGTCATTTCAATTTTACTCATTCTCTCGAGGTATTTTTTGCTGATTTCAAGGTTCTCTTCGATAGACTCTTCGGAAAGGTCGAGCATGTGGGAAGAGAAAAGGGGTTTTCCAGTCTGTTTGTAGTGCTCTTCTCCGGCATCGAGAAGTCCGTCGATCCAGGGGAGAAGTTTTTTGGCACAGTGGTCTGTGTGAAGAACAACGGGAATACCGTATTTTTCAGCCATAAGGTGAACGTGTTTTGCTCCGGAAATGGATCCGGCGATTGCCGCTTCCTGACCTTCAAGCTTCAGGCCTTTACCGGCATAAAATGTTCCGCCGCCGTTGGAAAACTGTATCATAACAGGTGATTTTACTTTTGCCGCTGCTTCCATTACAGCGTTAACTGAGTCAGATCCTACACAGTTAACAGCAGGCATGGCAAATCCTTCTTCTTTGCAGATTTCGAATAAAGTCTGCAGGTCTTTTCCATAGACTACGCCAGGTTTAATCCTGTCTAATACACTCATAAAATATTACCTCTTCAAAATAATAAACAATATTGTCTTAAATATAATACATAATAAAAATATAGAATAGGTTGACCGCCTGAAAAGTTGGGCTTAATTTAATGGGGAGGTATCTCTTCCGTGCTAAATGAATACAAAACTGTTACTCCTTATGTAAAAAAATACTGGTACAATTATGTACTCGGACTGGCCTTTTTATTTCTCACAAATGCCGGACAGCTCCTGATTCCCCAGGTGCTCCGTCAATCTGTTGATGTTATATATAACGGCGGCTCGTCTGATGGACTTATACTCCGGAATACGCTTCTGATTATCGGGCTGGCTGTTCTTGTGGCTCTCGGGCGGTTCTTCTGGAGGTTCTTTATTCACGGAGCCTCACGGCGGATTGAGGCCGCATTGCGTCGGAGGCTTTTCGATCATCTGCTCCTGCTGGGTCATAATTTTTTCAACAAGCACAAAACA contains:
- a CDS encoding fatty acid--CoA ligase; the encoded protein is MNNIISKTESAYEYPLLIKQLFLAPVEDRPEEQIIYRDETAISYRLWRERVHKLANALESVGVTHGSTVAMLDWDSHRYLECYYAVPMMGAVLHMINMRLSPEQLAYTIEHAEDDVIICHADFLPLLEAIKGRIAEGRKFIIIDENGVVTDSALKIEGEYEVMLAEASSHYDFPDFDENTRATTFYTTGTTGLPKGVYFSHRQMVLHTLVNTVSLSSPSVQGRMHRESVYMPMTPMFHVHAWGIPYIATYLGIKQVYPGKYEPAMLLKLLVTHKVTFSHCVPTILHLILKSPAAAQFDLSNWSVIIGGAALPKAMTLMALERGIDVFGGYGMSETAPVLSISHLSSAETELPPEEQAALRSRTGKPVGLTQLRIVDEEGKDVPRDDKTPGEIIVRSPYLTQGYLKDNVHSEKLWEGGWLHTNDVACINEQGSVRIVDRTKDVIKVGGEWLGSLEIEDVIARHEGVSEVAVIAFPDDQWGEVPMAIVVTAEGAEVSESEVKQTVKASVDSGVLPREAITLKVRFADAISKTSVGKTNKVALREQFLS
- the fbaA gene encoding class II fructose-bisphosphate aldolase, producing the protein MSVLDRIKPGVVYGKDLQTLFEICKEEGFAMPAVNCVGSDSVNAVMEAAAKVKSPVMIQFSNGGGTFYAGKGLKLEGQEAAIAGSISGAKHVHLMAEKYGIPVVLHTDHCAKKLLPWIDGLLDAGEEHYKQTGKPLFSSHMLDLSEESIEENLEISKKYLERMSKIEMTLEIELGITGGEEDGVDNTDVAHEDLYSKPEEIDYAYTELSKISPNFTIAAAFGNVHGVYKPGNVKLTPSILDKAQKYIIDKHNLSAKHPVTFVFHGGSGSTQEEIREAISYGVVKMNIDTDTQWATWEGVLNFYKANEAYLQGQLGNPEGDDKPNKKFYDPRVWLRKAQESMIARLEKAFDDLNCIGRN